In Vitis vinifera cultivar Pinot Noir 40024 chromosome 11, ASM3070453v1, a genomic segment contains:
- the LOC100251863 gene encoding hydroxycinnamoyl-CoA:piscidic acid hydroxycinnamoyltransferase yields MVKLMATYTVRPAKETPGGYRCLSDSDQVRALTHAPIIYFYPPVNVSLESAIEILRHSLSEALVIFYPLAGWLHWIGGGRLVLECNALGALLIAVESDAKIDDFGDFGPTQEIRALIPSVDYDKPIHELPLLLVQVTKFSCGGISLGLGALHIMTDGLSASHFISEWAKIARGEQPNSSPFLDRSILLAPEHLSAPVFDHPEYSPQPLLIGKQDHMEERKRESATLTLKLSKDQVEKLKDKANKDRSASNNKRPYTRYEAVAGHIWRSACKARQHESQQPTTLSIIVDARNRMEPPLPPRYFGNATFRVTAESTSGELVSKPLGYASGKARQAIEKATHEYLQSSLMYVKCQEDVTPFRNFNTVGCAKGAFYGNPNLEITSWARLPIYGADFGWGEEIYMGPGEIGYDGKVFVFPGQGLDGSFLVALRLQVRHIDAFQKFFNEDICSQKPLSINPSL; encoded by the exons atggtgaaattgATGGCTACTTACACGGTGAGACCAGCCAAGGAGACACCGGGAGGCTACAGGTGTTTATCAGACAGTGATCAAGTTAGAGCTCTCACTCACGCACCCATCATCTACTTTTACCCACCTGTAAATGTGTCCCTTGAATCGGCCATCGAGATTCTGAGGCACTCTCTGAGTGAGGCATTGGTGATTTTCTATCCACTAGCGGGATG GTTGCACTGGATTGGTGGAGGCCGCCTTGTGCTCGAGTGCAATGCCTTGGGGGCTCTGCTCATTGCAGTAGAGTCCGATGCCAAAATCGATGACTTTGGAGACTTCGGACCAACCCAAGAGATCCGAGCTCTTATCCCTTCTGTGGATTATGACAAGCCAATCCATGAACTACCATTGCTTTTGGTGCAAGTCACCAAATTTAGCTGTGGTGGCATAAGTCTGGGCTTGGGAGCATTGCATATCATGACTGATGGCCTTAGTGCATCACACTTCATCTCGGAGTGGGCTAAAATCGCCCGTGGCGAGCAACCTAATAGCTCACCATTTCTGGATCGGTCAATTTTGCTAGCCCCGGAGCATTTGAGTGCACCAGTGTTTGATCATCCAGAGTATAGTCCTCAGCCCCTCTTGATTGGGAAGCAAGATCACATGGAAGAGCGAAAGAGAGAAAGCGCTACACTCACgttaaaattaagcaaagaTCAAGTTGAGAAACTGAAGGACAAAGCCAATAAGGATCGGAGTGCTTCCAACAACAAGCGCCCCTACACCAGGTATGAGGCTGTTGCTGGACACATCTGGAGGAGTGCGTGCAAGGCACGTCAGCATGAAAGCCAGCAGCCAACAACATTGTCTATCATCGTTGATGCTCGCAATCGCATGGAGCCACCATTGCCACCCAGATATTTCGGAAATGCTACTTTTCGGGTAACTGCTGAAAGCACGTCAGGGGAGCTAGTCTCCAAGCCATTAGGCTATGCTTCAGGTAAAGCACGACAGGCAATAGAGAAGGCAACGCATGAATATTTACAATCATCTCTTATGTATGTGAAATGTCAGGAGGATGTAACTCCGTTCAGGAATTTCAACACCGTTGGATGCGCCAAAGGAGCTTTCTATGGGAACCCTAATCTTGAGATCACTAGCTGGGCCAGACTGCCCATTTATGGGGCGGATTTCGGGTGGGGCGAGGAAATTTACATGGGTCCAGGAGAAATTGGCTACGATGGGAAGGTTTTCGTATTTCCGGGCCAGGGCCTAGACGGATCATTCCTTGTTGCATTGAGGCTGCAAGTACGCCACATTGACGCTTTCCAGAAATTCTTCAACGAAGATATTTGTAGTCAAAAACCACTTTCAATTAATCcttcattataa